In a genomic window of Anaerolineae bacterium:
- a CDS encoding TatD family hydrolase: MLVDTHAHLDFDDFDADREEVIRRAREAGVAYIINPGADLESSRRAIALAESHPGIFAAVGIHPHEASSLTDDAWQELRRLAQHPRVVAIGEIGLDYYRDLSPRPIQQAAFRRQLALAAELGLPVIIHDRDAHEDVLAILGQWRAEGHDLPILFHAFSGDLGIAQRVLKLGGYIAIGGPVTFTNARRLPAMLPQLPLERLVVETDCPYLAPHPYRGQRNEPAYLPLVVEKMASLCQRPAEEIARLTTENARRLFRLPA, translated from the coding sequence ATGTTGGTGGATACCCATGCCCATCTGGACTTCGACGATTTCGACGCCGATCGCGAGGAGGTGATCCGGCGGGCCCGGGAGGCCGGCGTGGCGTATATCATCAACCCGGGAGCCGACCTGGAATCGAGCCGGCGGGCAATCGCCTTGGCCGAATCGCACCCGGGGATTTTCGCCGCCGTGGGGATTCATCCCCATGAGGCGAGCAGTCTGACGGACGATGCCTGGCAGGAACTGCGCCGGCTGGCCCAGCACCCGCGCGTGGTCGCCATCGGCGAGATCGGGCTGGACTACTACCGCGACCTGTCGCCGCGGCCCATCCAGCAGGCGGCGTTCCGCCGGCAGTTGGCGCTGGCCGCGGAACTGGGTCTGCCGGTCATCATCCATGACCGCGACGCCCATGAGGATGTGCTGGCCATACTGGGACAATGGCGCGCGGAAGGGCATGACCTGCCGATACTTTTCCACGCCTTTTCGGGCGACCTGGGGATCGCGCAGCGCGTGCTGAAACTGGGCGGCTATATCGCCATCGGGGGGCCGGTAACTTTCACCAACGCGCGCCGTCTGCCGGCCATGCTCCCGCAGTTGCCGCTGGAGCGGCTGGTGGTGGAGACCGACTGCCCATACCTGGCGCCGCACCCATATCGGGGTCAGCGCAATGAGCCGGCCTACCTGCCGTTGGTAGTCGAAAAGATGGCATCTCTATGCCAGCGGCCGGCGGAGGAAATTGCCCGGCTGACGACGGAGAATGCTCGCCGGCTGTTCCGACTGCCGGCATAA
- a CDS encoding polyprenyl synthetase family protein, giving the protein MPVELAVKDILATIQPTLLLVEEKLREGVDEMFLPLGQGLRNLLDSGGKRLRPALVIFASRIHPGAPLERVISLAASVETLHTATLVHDDLIDGATVRRGRRTLNATWPASATVLAGDYLFARAAKFAAETENTRVVTIFAETLMTICEGELYQLFGAYHLDQDLESYYRRIFSKTASLFAASTEAGATLSGADAATIQALREYGKNLGMSFQIQDDLLDIVGDERRLGKPTGSDLRQGIVTLPVYYFLRHYPDERERLERALQAEPAERERAIAEIVEDIRSSPAVEDCRREAGQFAERARQALAPLPDVEEKRYLLALVTALLDRDV; this is encoded by the coding sequence GTGCCTGTGGAGCTGGCGGTAAAAGACATTCTGGCGACGATCCAACCGACGTTACTCCTGGTGGAGGAGAAACTGCGCGAAGGGGTGGACGAGATGTTCCTGCCCCTGGGGCAGGGCCTCCGCAATTTGCTGGACAGCGGCGGCAAGCGCCTGCGGCCGGCACTGGTCATCTTTGCCTCGCGCATTCACCCCGGCGCGCCGCTGGAACGGGTCATCTCCCTGGCGGCCTCGGTGGAGACCCTGCACACGGCCACGCTGGTGCATGATGACCTGATTGATGGGGCGACGGTGCGGCGCGGCCGGCGCACCCTCAACGCCACCTGGCCGGCGTCCGCCACGGTGCTGGCCGGCGATTACCTTTTCGCTCGCGCCGCCAAGTTCGCCGCGGAAACCGAGAATACCCGCGTCGTCACCATCTTTGCCGAGACGCTGATGACCATCTGCGAGGGGGAGCTGTATCAGCTCTTCGGCGCCTATCACCTGGACCAGGACCTGGAGAGCTACTACCGGCGCATCTTCAGCAAGACCGCCTCGCTGTTCGCCGCTTCCACGGAAGCCGGCGCTACCCTCAGCGGCGCCGACGCGGCCACCATCCAGGCACTGCGGGAATACGGGAAGAACCTGGGCATGTCCTTCCAGATCCAGGACGATCTGCTGGATATCGTCGGTGACGAGCGCCGGCTGGGCAAACCGACCGGCAGTGACCTGCGCCAGGGCATCGTCACCCTGCCGGTGTACTATTTCCTGCGTCATTACCCGGACGAACGGGAGCGCCTGGAGCGCGCCCTGCAGGCGGAGCCGGCGGAGCGAGAGCGCGCCATTGCCGAGATCGTGGAGGATATCCGCTCTTCGCCGGCGGTGGAGGACTGCCGGCGCGAGGCCGGCCAGTTCGCCGAACGCGCCCGCCAGGCCCTGGCCCCGCTCCCCGATGTCGAGGAGAAGCGCTATCTGCTGGCGTTGGTCACCGCCTTGCTTGACCGCGACGTATGA